The proteins below come from a single Notamacropus eugenii isolate mMacEug1 chromosome 7, mMacEug1.pri_v2, whole genome shotgun sequence genomic window:
- the LOC140515012 gene encoding uncharacterized protein, with protein sequence MRSPWSRIGSLWPTNQARRCERSVGLIRPLPSPAQSSDLPAQPGRRCLPEPCQGQPPLPPLGASAGGCSRPGSRPPPVGCCPVGTFKLLPPPGSRYPRPTWPPDPAPPANGRAWDAGPANGGAGRREPWVRAPQAGGPTRDGPRARAGETACLQRGARLAGSQTAGRNGRGAGAGPRCGGVGQSLQNRPKGRPAVSQSINRHRVPSTGPGAGDRRREGRPCPCPIPSQGRAPI encoded by the coding sequence ATGCGCTCCCCCTGGAGCCGCATCGGCTCCCTCTGGCCCACGAACCAGGCGAGGCGATGTGAACGATCGGTTGGATTGATCCGACCCCTGCCCAGCCCTGCCCAAAGCTCAGACCTACCGGCTCAGCCTGGCCGCCGCTGCCTTCCAGAGCCGTGCCAGGGGCAGCCTCCGCTCCCTCCCCTGGGGGCCAGCGCTGGTGGGTGCAGCCGCCCAGGGTCCAGGCCACCTCCCGTGGGGTGCTGCCCGGTGGGAACCTTTAAGCTTCTGCCCCCGCCCGGGAGCCGGTACCCCCGGCCAACCTGGCCCCCCGACCCCGCCCCCCCAGCCAATGGGCGCGCTTGGGACGCGGGGCCCGCCAATGGGGGGGCCGGCCGTCGGGAGCCGTGGGTCAGGGCTCCGCAGGCCGGCGGCCCGACGCGTGATGGGCCCCGGGCCAGGGCTGGGGAGACGGCGTGCCTGCAGCGTGGCGCTCGGTTGGCAGGGTCACAGACAGCTGGGAGGAATGGGAGGGGGGCTGGGGCTGGGCCTCGGTGTGGTGGGGTTGGGCAGAGCCTCCAGAACCGCCCCAAAGGCCGTCCAgcggtcagtcagtcaatcaacaggcatCGAGTACCCAGCACTGGACCAGGGGCTGGAGACAGACGCCGAGAGGGGCGCCCCTGCCCCTGTCCCATCCCCAGCCAGGGCAGAGCGCCTATCTGA